Proteins from a genomic interval of Polaribacter sp. Q13:
- a CDS encoding 5'-nucleotidase, lipoprotein e(P4) family, with translation MKNKIFFSLFTAFIFFGCKTQITTIKQQTINKTPIKEHTIQSLLWVQNAAEYKALTYQAYNLAQLRLDEILANNTSKKPIAIVTDIDETLLDNSPYSGKQIKLDENYTSERWAEWVAQKKANAIPGALAFFKYAKRKNVTVFYISNRSAEQTKETIKNLQLKDFPFADETHVLLKTNSSGKGSRRSIVNKTHEIVLLLGDNLSDFSSIFENSTTTQRNKNTDSLHTSFGNKYIVLPNPMYGDWETKGIYEGKYNWTNDQKDSIRHKKITSY, from the coding sequence TTCATTTTTTTCGGTTGTAAAACTCAAATTACTACTATAAAACAACAAACTATAAATAAGACTCCAATTAAGGAACATACCATACAATCTTTATTGTGGGTTCAAAATGCAGCAGAATACAAAGCGTTAACTTATCAAGCCTACAATTTAGCACAGCTTCGATTAGATGAAATTTTAGCTAATAATACATCTAAAAAACCAATTGCTATTGTTACCGATATAGACGAAACTCTTTTAGACAACAGTCCGTATTCTGGTAAACAAATTAAATTAGACGAAAATTATACTTCAGAAAGATGGGCAGAATGGGTTGCACAGAAAAAAGCAAATGCCATACCAGGAGCGCTCGCTTTTTTTAAGTACGCTAAGCGTAAAAATGTAACCGTATTTTACATTTCTAACAGATCTGCAGAACAAACAAAAGAGACTATTAAAAATCTACAATTAAAAGATTTTCCTTTTGCGGATGAAACTCACGTACTTTTAAAAACCAATAGTAGCGGAAAAGGTTCTAGAAGAAGTATTGTCAACAAAACCCATGAAATAGTATTACTTTTGGGTGATAATTTATCTGATTTTTCATCGATATTTGAAAATAGCACTACAACTCAAAGAAATAAAAATACAGATAGCTTACATACCTCTTTTGGTAATAAGTACATAGTATTACCAAACCCAATGTATGGAGACTGGGAAACAAAAGGTATTTATGAGGGAAAATATAATTGGACTAATGATCAAAAAGATTCTATTCGTCATAAAAAAATCACTTCTTATTAA
- a CDS encoding RNA polymerase sigma factor gives MKTHISYYENKYEFRLFVQKSFSTLLKLKQEKDQTSFNNLVLKILPEIRKYVNKRLNAAIKTGHFSKKKYKADDIIDQLFIAIYDAIEAVENEDNFYVWLFKKTNDLLDDVIVEEEFNELFFKNIDDYTKPEWDEMQEKFSTDGGGDLLMIEELDDFTYNHNDYSLEDVFVEDDEKALAETLDKKLGEDKVNEHIELVVHNMPAEMRIVFYLCTNQKLQIEEIAEIQKKSIPEVEKLLSDAKKVIQRSLFNRYAAEN, from the coding sequence ATGAAAACGCACATTTCTTATTACGAAAATAAATATGAGTTTCGCTTGTTTGTTCAAAAGTCCTTTTCTACTTTATTAAAGCTAAAACAAGAAAAAGATCAGACTTCCTTTAATAATTTGGTCTTAAAAATATTGCCAGAAATTCGAAAATATGTAAATAAAAGATTAAATGCTGCTATAAAAACAGGTCATTTTTCTAAAAAGAAATATAAAGCTGATGATATTATTGACCAGCTCTTTATAGCTATTTATGATGCTATTGAAGCTGTAGAAAATGAAGACAATTTCTATGTATGGTTGTTTAAAAAAACAAATGATTTGTTAGATGATGTTATTGTAGAAGAAGAGTTTAATGAATTGTTTTTTAAAAATATAGATGATTATACCAAACCAGAATGGGATGAAATGCAAGAGAAATTTAGTACTGATGGAGGAGGAGATTTATTAATGATTGAAGAACTAGATGATTTTACATACAATCATAACGATTATAGTTTAGAGGATGTTTTTGTGGAAGATGATGAGAAAGCATTAGCTGAAACATTAGATAAAAAATTAGGAGAAGATAAAGTTAATGAACATATAGAATTAGTAGTGCACAATATGCCTGCGGAAATGCGAATTGTTTTCTATTTATGTACCAATCAAAAGTTACAAATAGAGGAAATTGCAGAAATACAAAAAAAATCAATCCCTGAAGTTGAAAAACTTTTAAGCGATGCAAAAAAAGTAATTCAAAGAAGTCTCTTTAATAGATACGCCGCAGAGAATTAA